One part of the Nocardioides zeae genome encodes these proteins:
- a CDS encoding ABC transporter ATP-binding protein has product MISNRVVLAVDDVGKSYPGAGRPVLDGVTFDVRAGELLCIVGHSGTGKSTLLRCMAGLLPVSTGGVSLHGSPVTGPPEDLAVVFQDYSRSLLPWMRIIDNVTLPLRRTTRSAAERRSAAEAALEAVGLGGTGRLYPWEMSGGMQQRVAIARAIAYRPTVLLMDEPFASVDAQTRADLEDLTLRVRDDFGMTIVLVTHDIDEAVYLGDRVVLLAGRPASVTEEVVVPLPRPRDQVTTKAHPSFVELRTTVLQHIRESAHQQVAR; this is encoded by the coding sequence ATGATCAGCAATCGGGTGGTCCTCGCGGTCGACGACGTGGGCAAGTCCTACCCAGGGGCCGGGCGTCCCGTCCTGGACGGAGTGACGTTCGACGTCCGAGCCGGGGAGCTGCTGTGCATCGTGGGCCACTCGGGCACGGGCAAGTCCACGCTGCTCAGGTGCATGGCCGGTCTGCTGCCGGTGTCGACCGGAGGGGTCTCCCTCCACGGCTCACCCGTCACCGGGCCGCCCGAGGACCTCGCTGTGGTCTTCCAGGACTACAGCCGTTCGCTGCTGCCGTGGATGCGCATCATCGACAACGTCACGCTGCCGCTGCGGCGCACGACGCGGTCCGCGGCCGAGCGGCGCTCGGCCGCGGAGGCCGCGCTCGAGGCCGTCGGCCTCGGCGGGACGGGCCGCCTCTACCCCTGGGAGATGTCCGGTGGCATGCAACAGCGTGTCGCCATCGCCCGGGCCATCGCCTACCGGCCGACCGTGCTGCTCATGGACGAGCCGTTCGCCTCGGTCGACGCCCAGACCAGGGCCGACCTCGAGGACCTCACGCTGCGGGTCCGCGACGACTTCGGCATGACCATCGTGCTCGTCACCCACGACATCGACGAGGCGGTCTACCTCGGGGACCGCGTGGTCCTCCTCGCGGGTCGCCCGGCCTCGGTCACGGAGGAGGTGGTCGTGCCGCTGCCACGTCCGCGCGACCAGGTGACCACCAAGGCACACCCGTCCTTCGTCGAGCTGCGCACCACGGTCCTCCAGCACATCCGCGAGAGCGCGCACCAGCAGGTGGCTCGATGA